The Lacipirellula parvula genome window below encodes:
- a CDS encoding TolC family protein has protein sequence MMNRQLRTATSLLLCGLTLCSGCTPIQPFYFKEDGDLSHYMDVATNIEYPDVHTTPINDVSSAQAPLTLANADSFKMWDLTLEEVVRLTLENSTVIRNLGGRINDGGQNISTTAPEALTAGGGNALTTYDPALTESGYGGNTGSQFSGRGVEAALSEFDAQLDSSLTWQKNDRPQNFGLAAAPDFFNPLFRQDTGRYSTGITKNSVTGGTFDVRNNINYDQNNNGSRTQASDWFANVEMGVSQPLLQGAGVEYNRIAGPRSFSEANGNFSDQIDGVLIAKIRTDVTLTDFEAGVRDQMRDVEDAYWELYYCYRELEARRTGQASALETWRRVMAKFRVSGEGGEANTEAQSRAQFFLFKTQVETAQTNLFRVESRLRYLMGLAATDGRLIRPSDEPTVAPVKFDWPTIHSESLVRREEVRRQKWTIKRRELELIAAKNLLLPRLDLVGRYRWLGAGDDLINVPRNGIPPFLDGSTAAESLTSGDFQEWEAGLQFTMPIGFRLPNTTVRHSQLLLARERAVLQDLELSVSHQLSDAVRDLDLNYGVTQTNFNRWNSEEDEVKAVAAVHEVGRVTLDLLLQAQQRRADAQTAYYRSLVDYNRAIMRVHYRKGSLLEYNGIFLQEGPWPGKAYFDATRRARRRDAAMAIDYGFTRPNVMSRGVYNQAPGTAKGAAYEGPVPTIVPEPLAPPAEALGPQASVSDADVSGNAMAPVSYLETAAAASTMKPSTLTALPTTAPAAGAVVAGASAGSAPSNPFASSNVVSNPVASPAAAVPNPFGAPQPLPAAAAPGDADGSAAYEPQANHAPAATAANLAGWSGGER, from the coding sequence ATGATGAATCGGCAACTACGAACGGCAACCTCGCTGCTGCTGTGCGGGCTCACGCTCTGCAGCGGTTGCACGCCGATTCAGCCCTTCTACTTCAAGGAAGACGGCGATCTCTCTCACTACATGGACGTCGCGACGAACATCGAATACCCCGATGTTCACACCACGCCGATCAACGACGTCTCCTCCGCTCAAGCCCCGCTGACGCTCGCCAACGCCGACAGCTTTAAGATGTGGGACCTCACGCTGGAAGAGGTCGTGCGGCTGACGCTCGAAAACAGCACCGTCATTCGCAACTTGGGCGGCCGCATCAACGACGGCGGCCAGAACATTTCGACCACGGCGCCCGAAGCGCTCACGGCCGGCGGCGGCAACGCCCTCACCACCTACGACCCGGCTCTAACCGAGAGCGGCTACGGCGGCAATACCGGCAGCCAGTTTAGCGGCCGCGGCGTCGAAGCGGCGCTGTCGGAATTCGACGCCCAGCTCGACTCGAGCCTCACGTGGCAGAAAAACGATCGTCCGCAGAACTTCGGTCTGGCCGCGGCGCCCGACTTCTTCAATCCGCTGTTCCGTCAGGATACCGGCCGTTATTCGACTGGCATCACGAAGAACTCCGTCACCGGCGGTACGTTCGACGTTCGCAACAACATCAACTACGACCAGAACAACAACGGCAGTCGTACTCAGGCGAGCGATTGGTTCGCGAACGTCGAAATGGGCGTGTCGCAGCCGTTGTTGCAAGGCGCCGGCGTCGAGTACAACCGCATCGCCGGTCCGCGCAGCTTCTCGGAAGCGAACGGCAACTTTTCCGATCAAATCGACGGCGTGTTGATCGCCAAGATCCGCACCGACGTCACGCTCACCGACTTCGAGGCGGGCGTTCGCGACCAGATGCGGGACGTCGAAGACGCTTACTGGGAACTCTACTATTGCTACCGCGAGCTTGAGGCTCGCCGCACCGGTCAGGCTAGCGCCTTGGAAACTTGGCGTCGCGTGATGGCCAAGTTCCGCGTCAGCGGCGAAGGCGGCGAAGCGAACACCGAAGCCCAATCGCGGGCCCAGTTCTTCCTGTTCAAGACGCAGGTAGAAACGGCCCAGACGAATCTGTTCCGCGTCGAATCGCGCCTCCGCTACCTGATGGGCCTCGCCGCCACCGACGGTCGGTTGATTCGTCCGAGCGACGAACCGACGGTGGCCCCGGTGAAGTTCGACTGGCCGACCATCCACTCCGAATCGCTCGTCCGCCGCGAAGAAGTCCGCCGGCAGAAGTGGACGATCAAGCGGCGCGAACTCGAACTGATCGCGGCGAAGAATCTGTTGTTGCCGCGGCTCGACCTCGTCGGCCGGTACCGCTGGCTCGGCGCCGGCGACGATTTGATCAACGTACCGCGCAACGGCATCCCGCCGTTCCTCGACGGCTCGACCGCAGCCGAATCGCTCACCAGCGGCGATTTCCAAGAATGGGAAGCCGGCCTGCAGTTCACCATGCCGATCGGCTTCCGCCTCCCCAACACGACGGTCCGGCACTCGCAACTGTTGCTCGCTCGCGAGCGAGCCGTGCTGCAAGACTTGGAACTCTCGGTCTCGCATCAGCTGAGCGATGCGGTCCGCGATCTCGATCTGAACTACGGCGTCACCCAAACGAACTTCAATCGTTGGAACTCCGAAGAAGACGAAGTGAAGGCCGTCGCCGCTGTTCACGAGGTAGGCCGCGTGACGCTCGACCTGCTGCTCCAAGCGCAGCAACGCCGGGCCGACGCCCAAACTGCGTACTACCGGTCGCTGGTCGACTACAACCGGGCGATCATGCGGGTCCACTACCGCAAGGGTTCGCTGCTCGAATACAACGGCATCTTCCTGCAAGAAGGCCCGTGGCCGGGCAAGGCTTACTTCGACGCGACCCGTCGGGCTCGCCGTCGCGACGCGGCGATGGCGATCGATTACGGATTCACGCGTCCCAACGTGATGAGCCGCGGCGTCTACAACCAGGCCCCCGGCACGGCGAAGGGCGCCGCGTACGAAGGTCCGGTTCCGACGATCGTCCCCGAACCGTTGGCTCCGCCGGCGGAAGCATTGGGCCCGCAGGCGTCGGTCAGCGATGCGGACGTGTCGGGAAATGCAATGGCGCCGGTCTCGTACCTGGAAACCGCCGCCGCAGCGAGTACGATGAAGCCGTCGACGCTCACCGCTCTTCCCACGACAGCTCCCGCGGCAGGGGCAGTTGTCGCAGGCGCGTCGGCAGGTTCGGCTCCCTCGAATCCGTTTGCGTCCTCGAACGTCGTTTCGAATCCCGTCGCTTCTCCAGCTGCCGCCGTCCCCAATCCGTTTGGCGCTCCGCAACCGCTTCCTGCGGCTGCAGCTCCGGGCGATGCGGACGGATCCGCCGCCTATGAACCTCAAGCGAATCACGCGCCTGCTGCAACTGCTGCAAACCTTGCAGGCTGGTCAGGGGGAGAACGCTGA